The proteins below are encoded in one region of Rhizobium sp. 9140:
- the uvrA gene encoding excinuclease ABC subunit UvrA, which yields MSEFKTISIRGAREHNLKGVDLDLPRNKLIVMTGLSGSGKSSLAFDTIYAEGQRRYVESLSAYARQFLEMMQKPDVDLIEGLSPAISIEQKTTSKNPRSTVGTVTEIYDYMRLLFARVGVPYSPATGLPIESQTVSQMVDRVLGMEEGARLYILAPMIRGRKGEYKKELAELMKKGFQRVKVDGQFYEIADVPALDKKYKHDIDVVVDRLVVRGDIAARLADSLETSLRLADGLAIAEFADKPLPEKETSAGGSANKSLNETHERVLFSEKFACPVSGFTISEIEPRLFSFNNPFGACPTCDGLGSQQKIDEALIVPEHDRTLKNGAIAPWAKSSSPYYNQTLEALGRAFNFKLSNTWAELSDSAKKAILRGTDDKIVFQYADGARSYNTTKTFEGIVPNLERRWKETESAWAREEIERYMSAAPCPACKGFRLKPEALAVKIDRLHIGEVTNMSIRVARDWFEDLPVRLTDKQNEIAVRILKEIRDRLRFLNDVGLDYLSLSRNSGTLSGGESQRIRLASQIGSGLTGVLYVLDEPSIGLHQRDNARLLDTLRHLRDIGNTVIVVEHDEDAILTADYVVDIGPAAGIHGGQVVASGTPQEIIDHPTSLTGKYLSGDLSVLVPPERRKPKKKKELTVVGARGNNLKNVTASIPLGVFTAVTGVSGGGKSTFLIETLYKAAARRVMGAREIPADHDRIDGFEHIDKVIDIDQSPIGRTPRSNPATYTGAFTPIRDWFSGLPEAKARGYQPGRFSFNVKGGRCEACQGDGVIKIEMHFLPDVYVTCDVCHGKRYNRETLDVTFKGKSIADVLDMTVEEGVEFFAAVPAVRDKLVTLNEVGLGYIKVGQQANTLSGGEAQRVKLAKELSKRSTGRTLYILDEPTTGLHFHDVAKLLELLHELVNQGNSVVVIEHNLEVIKTADWILDFGPEGGDGGGQVVAEGTPEQIVREKRSHTGHFLKELLERRPVRKAIAAE from the coding sequence ATGAGCGAATTCAAGACCATTTCGATCCGCGGTGCGCGGGAGCACAATCTGAAGGGCGTCGATCTCGATCTGCCGCGCAACAAGCTGATCGTGATGACGGGCCTCTCCGGCTCCGGGAAGTCGTCGCTCGCATTCGATACGATCTATGCCGAAGGGCAGCGCCGCTACGTCGAGAGCCTTTCGGCCTATGCCCGACAGTTCCTCGAGATGATGCAGAAGCCGGACGTCGATTTGATCGAAGGCCTGTCGCCGGCGATTTCCATCGAGCAGAAGACGACGTCGAAAAATCCGCGCTCGACGGTGGGAACGGTCACCGAGATTTACGACTACATGCGCCTTTTGTTTGCGCGCGTTGGCGTGCCCTATTCGCCGGCGACAGGTCTGCCGATCGAGAGCCAGACGGTCAGTCAGATGGTCGATCGCGTTCTAGGGATGGAGGAAGGTGCGCGCCTATACATTCTCGCGCCGATGATCCGAGGGCGAAAGGGCGAGTACAAGAAAGAACTCGCGGAGCTCATGAAGAAGGGCTTTCAGCGCGTCAAGGTGGATGGTCAGTTCTACGAGATTGCCGATGTTCCCGCGCTCGACAAGAAGTACAAGCATGACATCGATGTGGTCGTCGACAGATTGGTGGTGCGCGGCGATATCGCGGCAAGACTTGCGGACAGTCTGGAGACCTCACTGCGGCTTGCGGATGGCTTGGCGATTGCGGAATTTGCCGACAAGCCGCTGCCGGAGAAGGAGACATCCGCCGGCGGTTCCGCCAACAAATCGCTGAACGAGACGCATGAGCGCGTGCTGTTCTCGGAAAAGTTTGCCTGCCCCGTTTCCGGCTTCACGATTTCGGAGATCGAGCCCCGACTGTTTTCGTTCAACAATCCCTTCGGCGCCTGCCCGACCTGCGATGGTCTCGGCAGCCAGCAGAAGATCGATGAGGCGCTGATCGTGCCGGAGCATGATCGAACGCTGAAGAACGGTGCGATCGCCCCCTGGGCCAAATCCTCCTCCCCCTATTACAATCAAACTTTGGAAGCGCTCGGCAGGGCGTTTAACTTCAAGTTGAGCAACACTTGGGCTGAACTGTCGGACTCTGCGAAGAAGGCGATCCTGCGCGGCACGGACGACAAGATCGTCTTTCAATATGCGGACGGCGCGCGCTCCTACAACACCACGAAGACGTTCGAAGGCATCGTTCCCAATCTTGAGCGGCGCTGGAAGGAAACCGAGTCGGCCTGGGCGCGTGAGGAAATCGAGCGCTATATGTCGGCGGCCCCCTGCCCCGCCTGCAAGGGCTTCAGGCTGAAGCCCGAAGCGTTGGCGGTCAAGATCGATCGCCTTCATATCGGCGAGGTCACGAACATGTCGATCCGTGTTGCGCGCGACTGGTTCGAGGATCTGCCTGTGCGTCTGACGGACAAGCAGAACGAGATCGCCGTCCGTATCCTGAAAGAGATCCGTGATCGGCTGCGATTCCTGAACGATGTCGGGCTGGATTATCTGAGCTTGTCACGAAATTCCGGGACGCTGTCGGGTGGCGAGAGCCAGCGCATCCGGCTCGCCTCGCAGATCGGTTCCGGCTTGACAGGCGTCCTCTATGTGCTGGACGAACCGTCGATCGGGCTGCATCAGCGCGATAATGCCCGGCTGCTTGATACGCTGCGGCATTTGCGCGATATCGGTAATACCGTCATCGTGGTCGAGCATGACGAGGATGCGATCCTGACGGCGGATTACGTCGTCGATATCGGTCCCGCGGCCGGCATTCATGGCGGACAGGTCGTCGCCTCCGGCACGCCGCAGGAGATCATCGATCATCCGACGTCGTTGACCGGCAAGTATCTCTCGGGCGATCTCTCAGTCTTGGTGCCTCCAGAGCGGCGGAAGCCGAAGAAAAAGAAGGAGCTGACGGTCGTCGGCGCGCGCGGCAACAACCTGAAAAACGTTACCGCGTCTATTCCGCTCGGCGTCTTTACGGCGGTTACCGGCGTTTCCGGCGGCGGCAAGTCCACTTTTCTCATCGAAACGCTCTACAAGGCGGCCGCTCGTCGCGTGATGGGCGCGCGGGAGATCCCGGCCGATCACGACCGTATTGACGGGTTCGAGCATATCGACAAGGTCATCGACATCGACCAGTCGCCGATCGGCCGCACCCCGCGCTCGAACCCCGCCACCTATACCGGCGCGTTCACCCCCATTCGCGACTGGTTTTCCGGCCTGCCGGAGGCGAAGGCCCGCGGTTACCAGCCAGGGCGATTCTCCTTCAATGTGAAGGGCGGGCGTTGCGAGGCGTGCCAGGGCGACGGCGTCATCAAGATCGAAATGCACTTCCTGCCGGACGTTTATGTGACCTGCGATGTCTGCCATGGCAAACGCTATAATCGCGAAACCCTCGATGTTACCTTCAAGGGCAAGTCGATCGCCGACGTGCTGGACATGACCGTGGAGGAAGGCGTCGAGTTCTTTGCGGCGGTCCCGGCCGTGCGCGACAAGCTGGTGACGCTCAACGAGGTTGGACTCGGCTATATTAAGGTCGGGCAGCAGGCCAACACGCTGTCGGGCGGCGAAGCGCAACGCGTGAAACTGGCCAAGGAACTGTCAAAGCGATCGACCGGACGAACGCTGTATATTCTGGATGAGCCGACCACCGGCCTGCATTTCCACGATGTGGCAAAACTGTTGGAATTGCTGCACGAACTCGTCAACCAGGGCAATTCCGTTGTCGTGATCGAGCACAATCTGGAGGTCATCAAAACGGCCGACTGGATCCTCGACTTTGGTCCGGAAGGCGGGGATGGCGGCGGCCAGGTTGTGGCCGAGGGGACGCCGGAGCAGATCGTCCGGGAAAAGCGCTCTCACACCGGCCACTTCCTGAAGGAGTTGCTCGAGCGCCGCCCGGTCCGCAAGGCCATTGCGGCAGAATAG